Proteins from one Dromiciops gliroides isolate mDroGli1 chromosome 6, mDroGli1.pri, whole genome shotgun sequence genomic window:
- the LOC122732375 gene encoding proline-rich protein 33-like: protein MLITVPMPHEPGSPYPPALPPPLLPKPAKDNLRLQRLLRKAAKKKGSLTTLQISSFRASLSPVSEASHDQDVVPQPHPEMPGAAAPPAPPSPLALPSPSRILLPASRSPYKPVIQHVPSPLQKKSFFNLTEQRSLAEHFRMTTPQLGGPGPGPLKPPGTFTPVSAPREVTHISRVHIHVGPVVSPPSPAPVANLTMGGWGNREQDPPRTEPQDTPRTEPQEWPGVTHEPSPTPQIPVAHIQPLTPNAQATSPGPEPLPSSRLSPSTEVTATKQVITRIVVPIAPTAKAEPPPVLPKPSTVYPKFVAASDAKQQPQGPPSPSRAFPPESPRDPLVSSGPSPTPHGEVGEAAPTHLPRGHFGGWSRLKKQLIVSPEALAFPEATGAKALLEQASEAPREPAAGPGTPRPLVSRAAKMWDAVLYRMSVAKGGNQQDTKEGARAPPGRLPGHGSFLPFLYRPRFDARKLQEMAAQAPAKVNSVQGLSLRPSMAPKNFNRTAACWQLK, encoded by the coding sequence ATGCTCATCACCGTGCCAATGCCCCACGAACCAGGAAGCCCCTATCCACCAgctctgcccccacccctcctGCCCAAGCCAGCCAAGGACAACCTGCGGCTTCAGCGACTGCTCAGGAAGGCGGCCAAGAAGAAGGGCAGCTTGACCACCCTCCAGATCAGCTCCTTCCGGGCCTCTCTGTCCCCAGTGAGTGAGGCCAGCCATGACCAGGACGTTGTGCCCCAGCCTCATCCAGAGATGCCTGGAGCGGCAGCCCCACCAGCCCCACCAAGCCCCCTGGCTCTCCCCAGCCCATCTCGAATCCTGCTCCCAGCATCCCGCTCACCCTACAAGCCCGTCATCCAGCACGTGCCTTCTCCCCTGCAGAAGAAATCCTTCTTCAATCTGACCGAGCAGAGGAGCCTGGCTGAGCATTTCAGGATGACCACCCCCCAGTTGGGAGGTCCAGGCCCAGGCCCCCTCAAGCCCCCAGGCACCTTTACCCCTGTCTCAGCCCCAAGGGAAGTGACCCACATCAGCCGGGTACACATTCACGTGGGGCCAGTGGTGTCACCTCCATCTCCAGCCCCTGTGGCCAACCTCACCATGGGTGGCTGGGGAAACAGAGAGCAGGATCCCCCCCGGACAGAGCCCCAGGACACCCCCCGGACAGAGCCCCAGGAATGGCCAGGAGTCACTCAcgagccctcccccaccccccagatccCAGTGGCTCACATTCAGCCTCTGACCCCCAATGCCCAGGCCACCAGCCCTGGCCCGGAACCACTGCCAAGTAGCAGGCTCTCCCCTAGCACAGAGGTGACAGCTACCAAACAGGTCATCACTAGGATTGTGGTCCCCATTGCCCCCACAGCAAAAGCCGAGCCCCCCCCAGTGCTCCCCAAGCCCAGCACTGTGTACCCCAAGTTTGTGGCTGCATCTGACGCCAAGCAGCAGCCTCAAGGGCCTCCCAGCCCTTCCAGGGCCTTCCCCCCAGAGTCCCCAAGGGACCCTCTGGTCTCCTCTGGGCCGAGCCCCACCCCACACGGGGAAGTGGGCGAAGCAGCCCCTACCCACCTCCCAAGAGGCCACTTTGGTGGCTGGTCGAGACTCAAGAAGCAATTGATCGTGAGCCCTGAAGCACTGGCCTTCCCAGAGGCCACGGGTGCAAAGGCTCTGCTGGAGCAGGCCAGCGAGGCGCCCCGTGAGCCTGCTGCTGGCCCTGGGACCCCGAGGCCCCTTGTCTCTCGAGCCGCCAAGATGTGGGATGCAGTCCTCTACCGCATGTCTGTGGCCAAGGGTGGCAATCAGCAGGACACCAAGGAAGGGGCCAGGGCACCTCCAGGAAGGCTCCCGGGGCACGGCAGCTTCTTGCCTTTCTTGTACCGGCCCCGGTTTGATGCCCGGAAACTCCAGGAGATGGCGGCCCAGGCCCCAGCCAAGGTCAACAGCGTCCAGGGGCTGAGCTTGAGGCCCAGCATGGCACCCAAGAACTTCAATCGCACGGCAGCTTGCTGGCAGCTCAAGTGA